A genomic segment from Nicotiana sylvestris chromosome 1, ASM39365v2, whole genome shotgun sequence encodes:
- the LOC138871383 gene encoding uncharacterized protein: MKMPSFKGARDPDLYLDWERKVEAIFDCHNYSEGKKVKLDVVEFSDYAAIWWKKLARDRLQEGQAPVATWAEMKRVMRKRFVPSHFQRELQQRLQTLKQGSMSVDEYFKAMDMAMIQANCTEEEEATMARFLNGLNKEIADVVELQQYVTIDELVDLSVKIENQNKRKQTSSWKGRTSTISKNPWPYHEMKSSSRPQEDKGKGKFENKEGGKTFNPKPFTPSSSIQCHKCKGRGHMMHECPSRRNIILREDGGYESERGEGEEEGDVSDEDDVELPNEGMIGVVRRIMTINLASNSEEQRENIFHTRCGIKGKTCSMIIDSGSCANVVSSYFVEKLGLACMKHPTPYRLQWLNDSGELKVNKQCMISFNVGRYEDDILCDIIPMQACHILLGRPWQYDRNVFHDGRKNRYSLELNGRKFTLAPLSPSQVFEDQKRLRETMGKPRGEIKSELEEKEKKEGQELEKKRDGREKEREGSNLREEIKKGLNEKIDSLGERKEVKERKKESFYIKTKECLNARKEGLPIILLTYKETLINSELLTSSLPSSISSLLQDFEDVFPEDIPNGLPPLRGIEHQIDFVPGSQIPNRPAYRSNPEETKELQRQVEELLEKGFVRESMCVDCRAINKITDKG; the protein is encoded by the exons atgaagatgccatcattcaagggagcaagggacccagacttgtaccttgattgggagagaaaggttgaagccatctttgattgtcacaactactctgagggtaagaaagttaaacttgatgttgttgagttttctgactatgctgctatttggtggaaaaagcttgctagggacagattgcaagaaggacaagcaccagttgctacttgggctgagatgaagagggtgatgaggaagagattcgtgccatcacactttcaaagagagctacaacaacgtcttcaaacattgaagcaagggtccatgtctgtggatgagtactttaaggctatggatatggctatgatccaagctaattgtacagaggaagaagaggctacaatggctaggtttttaaatggtttaaataaggaaatagctgatgtagtagaattacaacaatatgtaacaatagatgagttagttgatttgtctgtaaagatagaaaatcaaaataaaagaaagcagactagctcgtggaaaggtcggacaagcaccatctccaagaatccatggccatatcatgagatgaagagttcttctagacctcaagaagacaagggtaaaggtaaatttgagaacaaagagggaggtaaaacctttaaccctaaaccttttacaccttctagttctattcaatgtcataaatgtaaaggaaggggacatatgatgcatgaatgtccaagtagaagaaacatcattcttagagaagatggaggatatgagagtgaaagaggtgagggagaagaagagggagatgtgagtgatgaagatgatgtagaactacctaatgagggcatgattggggtagttagaaggattatgactatcaatttggcaagcaatagtgaagaacaaagggagaatatattccatactaggtgtgggataaagggaaaaacttgctctatgatcattgatagtggtagttgtgctaatgtggtgagttcatactttgtggaaaaattgggacttgcctgcatgaaacaccctactccatatagactccaatggttaaatgatagtggtgaactaaaggtaaacaaacagtgcatgatttcatttaatgttggtagatatgaggatgatattctttgtgacataatacctatgcaagcttgtcatatcttactgggtcgtccttggcagtatgacaggaatgtttttcatgatggaagaaagaatagatattctcttgaactaaatggcaggaaatttactcttgcacctttatctccttctcaagtgtttgaagatcaaaagagattaagagaaacaatgggaaaaccaaggggagagataaaaagtgagcttgaggaaaaagaaaagaaagaaggccaagaattagaaaaaaagagagatggccgagagaaagagagagagggcagcaatttgagagaagagataaaaaagggtttgaatgaaaaaatagacagtcttggtgagaggaaagaggttaaggaaagaaaaaaagagagtttttatataaaaaccaaagagtgtttaaatgcaagaaaagaggggctgcccataatactacttacttacaaagagactttgattaattctgagttgctaacttcttctttgccaagtagtatttcttctcttttgcaggattttgaagatgtctttccagaagatattcctaatggattgccacctttacgtggcattgagcatcaaattgattttgtacctggatcacaaatcccaaataggccagcctataggagtaatccagaagagacaaaagaacttcaaaggcaagttgaggagttgcttgagaaaggttttgtgagagagagc atgtgcgtggattgtagagcaatcaacaagattacg gacaaaggctga